The following nucleotide sequence is from Roseivirga sp. BDSF3-8.
AGTCACTCATCAATCCCATAAATAGTTGTGTGCATGCCGGCGATTTTCCATTGGCCGTCTACTTTTTCCATGAGGCGGGTTTCGCGCTTACGTCCGCGAATTGAGTCCTGCTGCTGGTAGCTGACCCAGGCCCCGTCATCATATAGACGTACATCGATGTCATCAACCAAAGATGGGAGGGGTTCCGGTTCGGGGTGTGCCTCTATAAATTCCTTTACGAAGCGGCTGATCTCCTGCCATCCGATTGATTCGGAGTGGCTGTTGTCTGCAAAGTTGATATAGGTTTTGGATACGGCAGGGGAGTGAACCCAATACTCCTGCCAGGCTTGATAATCTCTCTGGAAAGCGGCCCTGGTTTCATTATTCA
It contains:
- a CDS encoding nuclear transport factor 2 family protein, encoding MKNAALLLILISVLTGGAGCINDQKEAPHDIISPAPDLRQEKDAIIQTLNNETRAAFQRDYQAWQEYWVHSPAVSKTYINFADNSHSESIGWQEISRFVKEFIEAHPEPEPLPSLVDDIDVRLYDDGAWVSYQQQDSIRGRKRETRLMEKVDGQWKIAGMHTTIYGIDE